Part of the Streptomyces sp. f51 genome is shown below.
GCGACCGCCTCCAGCGCCAGGTCCACGTCGGCGAAGTCGTCGTAGCTGCCGGTCGGCGTGATCAGGTCCAGGGTCTTCGCCGCCGCCTCGGCCGTCATCCGGCCCTTGTCGACGGAACGGGCCAGCGACTTGCCGATCCGGGCCTTGGCGGTCTGCGCCTTCTCCTCCGTACGGGCGGCGAGGACGACCTCGTACCCGGCCTTGGCGAAGACCTCGGCGATCCCGGAGGCCATGGTGCCGGAGCCGGCCACACCCACCGAGCGGACCGTGCGGCCCTGCGCCAGGACGGCGCCCTCCAGCGGCGTCAGCGCGTCCCGCACGACGGCGTCGCTGCCCGGGGCCTCGTACGAGTAGAAGCCGCGGCCGGACTTGCGCCCGGTCAGGCCCGCCTCGCTGAGCTGCTTGAGGATCGGAGCGGGGGCGTGCAGCCGGTCGCGCGACTCGGAGTACATCGCCTCAAGGACGGTCCGCGCGGTGTCCACGCCGATCAGGTCCAGCAGGGCGAGCGGCCCCATGGGCAGTCCGCAGCCGAGCTTCATCGCCGCGTCGATGTCCTCGCGGGAGGCGTACTTCGCCTCGTACATCGCGGCCGCCTGGTTGAGGTAGCCGAAGAGCAGCCCGTCGGCGACGAATCCGGGGCGGTCGCCCACCGCGACCGGCTCCTTGCCCAGTTCGACGGCCAGGTCGGTCACGGCGGTCACGGCCGTCGGCGCGGTCAGCACCGAGGAGACGACCTCGACCAGCTTCATCGCGGGCGCCGGGTTGAAGAAGTGCAGGCCGAGCACGCGCTCGGGGTGGGCCGAGTCGGCCGCGAGCCGGGTCACGGACAGCGCGTTGGTGCCCGTGGCGAGGATCGCCTCACGGCGCACGATGCCGTCGAGCGCCCGGAAGACCTGCTGCTTGATGTCGTACGACTCCGGGGTCACCTCGATGACGAGGTCGGCGTCGGCGGCGGCCGCGAGGTCGGTGAAGGTGCGGAAGCGGGCGAGGGCGTCGGTGCGCTCCGCGTCGCTCAGGTGCTCGCGTCGCACGGCGCGGGCGGTGGAGGCTTCGAGGGTGGCCACGGCCTGGGCGGCCGCGGCTTCGCTGATGTCGATGCCGATCACGTCACGGCCGGCCCGGACCAGGACCTCGGCGATGCCGGTGCCCATGGTGCCGAGGCCGACGACGGCGACGGTCTTCAGCGGGGACAGAGGGGTGTCGGACAGGGGAGTGGCCATCGCGGGACTCCAGAAATTGGTGACGACTGAGGAGCGCACGCGGGTACGCCGACAGGCGCACACCGTGCGGAGGTTGCGGGTGTTTCCGGGCTGACGAGCGCACACGCCCGGTGCCGTCCCGGGGCGCCGTCGAACGGGCGCCCATGGGCGGTGAAAGCCGACCGGCCCTGTCCCGGAGCCATGTCGTACTGAGAGGTACCTGAAGTACCGAACCGACTGCTCTCACGGCGGCTGCGTCACCAGGCCACCGAGAGGTGAAGACACGAGTGGGTAACTCGCTCGTCTGAGCTTAACCCGTCAGTAACGAGCGCGCCAGCCCCCCGACTTTGTGATGTACGTCCCCGCACCACACGGCCTTGCCTAAGCTCGGCCCCATGGACGAAGCGTTGCGATCACTCACGGAGCGTCTGCGCGCCGAGGCCGGGGCCGGATCCGCGGCGGCCTACGAACGTCTGGCGGGGACCGAGGACCCCACTGTGCTGGCGGCGGCGCTGACCGAGCCCGGACAGCCGCTCTGGGCGCGGGAGTTGGTCGCCTTCCGGCTCGGCACCGCGGGGGACCGGCGGGCCTTCGAGGCGCTCGTCCTGCTGCTCAACCACCGCGATCCGCAGCGCTGCGCGTCCGCCGCCCAC
Proteins encoded:
- a CDS encoding 3-hydroxyacyl-CoA dehydrogenase family protein; the encoded protein is MATPLSDTPLSPLKTVAVVGLGTMGTGIAEVLVRAGRDVIGIDISEAAAAQAVATLEASTARAVRREHLSDAERTDALARFRTFTDLAAAADADLVIEVTPESYDIKQQVFRALDGIVRREAILATGTNALSVTRLAADSAHPERVLGLHFFNPAPAMKLVEVVSSVLTAPTAVTAVTDLAVELGKEPVAVGDRPGFVADGLLFGYLNQAAAMYEAKYASREDIDAAMKLGCGLPMGPLALLDLIGVDTARTVLEAMYSESRDRLHAPAPILKQLSEAGLTGRKSGRGFYSYEAPGSDAVVRDALTPLEGAVLAQGRTVRSVGVAGSGTMASGIAEVFAKAGYEVVLAARTEEKAQTAKARIGKSLARSVDKGRMTAEAAAKTLDLITPTGSYDDFADVDLALEAVAEDLEVKQQLFGTFDKVCKPGAILATTTSSLPVVACARATSRPQDVIGMHFFNPAPAMKLVEVVRTVLTADDVHATVREVCAKIRKHPVDCGDRAGFIVNALLFPYLNNAIKMVQEHYASLDDIDAAMKLGGGYPMGPFELLDVVGLDVSLAIEKVLHREFRDPGLAPAPLLEHLVAAGCLGRKTGRGFREYARR